One region of Peribacillus simplex genomic DNA includes:
- a CDS encoding endonuclease: MKKNGICKLFFAILIVLSTVLPYAAAAKAEGTITVTEAINNNSGTATVKGYIVGTAKSGTSYQHTSPFTEGTNIGIEDSPDEKDVKKIMPVQLPAGNIRTALNLVEHPDLLKAQVTITGKLEKYFSVPGLKSATDYTIITDGGTPPEQPDVKVLESIAEARTNTEDVVQVDGVVTTGLGYWGGKGFYIQDETAGLYVYGSSWPEDVKQGDKVRLIGQVSAYNKELQIQPTSLKVVSSGNELPEIQKIDAAGVNGETQGELVTIEKATITELAASGTYGTFEFKAADTKGNSVIVRHDNRNGSNYEDFLKSFKEGDVISVTGISSQFNDTYQLKPRGLEDYELVNKPAVYTDIFPGTVSENTKVSLDSGWEEAKIHYTLDGSTPTSSSAVYTEPIILTKDTVIKAIAINDKTSEVFTFAYTVNKTTEVKIRDIQGMNHFSSYETQLVSGVEGVVTYVKDANNFYMQDPNPDKDLTTSEGILVYNKAHGLKAGDHVKVAGKVAEWYIEGYAEMKTTDLPTTELTNTTIEKLGTAAIPEPIVIGKDVIPPSENIDDDRLTDFNPTEDGIDFYESLEGMLVEVYNPKVVAPQEYGELVVIPGNMETSTAVRGVKITETDFNPERITLDIDDESFVAKTGDSFEGSVTGVISYGYSNYRVLTDKNKLPALKDGGTVREVTSLEKDFDKLSIASYNIENFSTQTANSKVETIATSIITNLKQPDIIGVTEMQDNDGATDSGTTDSAQSAKKLTDKIKELGGPQYQFIDIAPEDKRDGGAPGGNIRVGFLYNVDRVKLTEGTKGTATQSVAFKDGKLTLNPGRIEPADPAFTSSRKPLAAQFEFKGENVVVVANHFNSKGGDQPLFGRNQPPFLSSETQRLQIASIVNRFVSDIKSQDAKANIVLLGDFNDYEFSAPLKTLKGKDLTNMIEKVPFEKRYSYTYQGNSQVLDHILVSNNMAAATKVDIVHINSSFMEVHGRASDHDPVLIQTALTESGGVEPAAPEKTYHLTNVKTKRLTIASPSVLIDLDETSNIEEGIWLKGSYAVLKGLGLKNATVAVKPDKEGAIIDFGGMAVKGVIIDNANVKEIRGAENVQKWSVTEGVDTKNIKFFDSKGEAIASPFDPKENHAPVVTKKLENLEVKTGSKVTIDLSEHFSDPDEDKLTFSSTIGTVTGPTLTLPANEAGTYLVAVKAEDQQSEVVARFTLTVSNDKPLEAYYETAAGKTGTELKSVLHTIIKGHTMLSYDQVWNALKETDEDPDNKQNVILLYSGKSISKNANGGNAGQWNREHVWAKSHGNFGTSKGPGTDLHHLRPADVTVNGKRGHLDFDEGGQTYSGCECKFDSDSWEPPDHVKGDIARMLFYMAVRYEGNGELDLELSDTVNTYPKPLHGKLSTLLKWNDLDPVDDFESHRNDVIYDWQNNRNPFIDHPEWASEILGAAESMDVKKAS; this comes from the coding sequence TTGAAGAAGAATGGGATATGCAAGCTTTTCTTTGCCATATTGATCGTGCTATCAACGGTTTTGCCATATGCAGCCGCTGCAAAAGCGGAAGGGACAATAACGGTAACGGAAGCGATTAATAATAACAGCGGAACGGCAACGGTGAAGGGATACATCGTCGGTACTGCTAAAAGCGGTACAAGCTATCAACATACATCGCCTTTTACTGAAGGTACGAATATAGGTATTGAAGATAGTCCGGATGAAAAGGATGTAAAGAAAATCATGCCTGTTCAGCTTCCAGCCGGAAATATCCGAACGGCTTTGAATCTAGTCGAACATCCGGATTTACTCAAAGCACAGGTGACGATTACGGGGAAGCTGGAAAAATATTTTTCAGTACCAGGTCTGAAATCAGCAACGGATTACACAATCATCACTGATGGAGGAACACCTCCTGAACAGCCTGATGTGAAGGTTCTGGAATCCATCGCCGAGGCCCGCACGAATACGGAAGATGTTGTGCAGGTTGATGGGGTGGTCACCACAGGGCTTGGATATTGGGGAGGAAAAGGCTTTTATATTCAAGATGAAACGGCTGGGCTATATGTATATGGTTCTTCATGGCCTGAGGATGTAAAGCAAGGGGATAAGGTTCGTTTAATCGGACAAGTATCCGCTTATAATAAGGAATTACAAATTCAACCAACTTCCCTTAAAGTCGTTTCTTCTGGGAATGAACTTCCTGAAATCCAAAAAATTGACGCGGCTGGCGTCAATGGGGAAACACAAGGTGAGCTGGTCACCATTGAAAAAGCGACCATTACAGAATTGGCCGCATCGGGAACATATGGAACATTCGAATTCAAGGCGGCAGATACAAAAGGGAACTCTGTTATCGTTCGCCATGATAACCGGAACGGGTCGAATTATGAAGATTTCCTGAAGAGCTTTAAAGAAGGGGATGTCATTTCCGTAACCGGAATATCATCGCAATTCAATGACACGTATCAACTGAAGCCACGTGGTCTTGAAGATTATGAACTGGTGAACAAGCCAGCAGTTTACACGGATATTTTCCCTGGTACGGTAAGTGAAAATACAAAAGTATCACTTGATTCGGGTTGGGAAGAAGCGAAGATCCATTATACGCTGGATGGATCCACTCCGACGTCTTCAAGTGCTGTGTACACAGAACCTATCATTTTAACGAAAGATACGGTCATCAAGGCAATCGCTATCAACGACAAGACATCGGAAGTTTTCACATTTGCCTATACCGTTAACAAAACCACTGAAGTGAAGATTCGTGACATTCAGGGGATGAATCATTTTTCATCTTATGAAACTCAACTCGTTTCAGGTGTGGAAGGTGTCGTCACTTATGTAAAAGATGCGAATAACTTTTACATGCAAGATCCCAACCCGGATAAGGACTTAACGACTTCCGAGGGAATACTTGTGTACAACAAAGCGCATGGCCTAAAAGCGGGCGATCATGTCAAAGTGGCAGGTAAAGTCGCCGAATGGTATATCGAAGGATACGCTGAAATGAAAACGACGGATCTGCCAACAACTGAATTGACCAATACGACTATTGAAAAGCTTGGCACTGCAGCGATACCAGAACCGATCGTCATTGGAAAAGATGTCATTCCGCCGTCTGAGAACATCGATGATGATAGATTGACAGACTTCAATCCGACTGAAGACGGCATTGATTTCTATGAGAGTTTGGAAGGGATGCTCGTAGAAGTATATAACCCGAAAGTGGTCGCTCCTCAAGAATATGGTGAATTGGTCGTGATCCCAGGGAATATGGAAACGAGCACTGCAGTTAGAGGTGTCAAAATAACGGAAACGGATTTCAATCCTGAAAGAATAACCCTCGATATTGATGATGAATCATTTGTGGCGAAAACTGGTGATTCTTTTGAAGGCTCGGTTACGGGTGTCATCAGTTATGGATATAGCAACTATAGGGTATTGACGGATAAAAATAAGCTGCCGGCGCTAAAGGATGGCGGAACGGTTCGGGAAGTGACTTCCCTTGAGAAGGATTTCGATAAACTATCGATCGCTTCCTATAATATCGAGAATTTCTCCACTCAAACCGCTAACTCGAAAGTTGAGACGATTGCAACATCTATCATTACTAACCTTAAACAACCCGATATCATCGGCGTAACGGAAATGCAAGATAATGATGGTGCAACAGATAGCGGGACAACGGATTCTGCTCAAAGTGCCAAGAAATTGACCGACAAAATAAAAGAGTTGGGCGGCCCGCAATATCAATTCATCGATATCGCTCCAGAAGATAAACGTGATGGCGGGGCACCTGGCGGGAATATCCGTGTAGGCTTTTTATACAATGTCGACCGTGTCAAATTAACGGAGGGAACGAAAGGAACGGCGACTCAATCCGTTGCCTTCAAAGATGGAAAACTTACATTGAATCCTGGACGAATCGAGCCTGCAGATCCTGCCTTCACTTCGAGTCGGAAGCCTTTGGCCGCTCAATTCGAATTTAAAGGGGAAAATGTAGTGGTGGTGGCCAATCATTTTAATTCGAAGGGCGGCGATCAGCCACTATTCGGGAGAAACCAACCTCCTTTCCTTTCAAGTGAGACGCAAAGGCTTCAAATTGCCTCCATCGTCAATCGGTTCGTCAGTGATATCAAGTCACAGGATGCCAAGGCGAATATCGTCTTACTTGGAGATTTTAATGATTATGAATTTTCAGCTCCGCTTAAAACATTAAAGGGTAAAGATTTAACTAATATGATCGAGAAAGTCCCTTTTGAAAAACGTTATTCATACACATATCAAGGCAATTCACAAGTACTGGACCATATCCTGGTATCGAATAATATGGCGGCAGCCACGAAAGTCGATATTGTCCATATTAACTCATCCTTCATGGAAGTGCATGGAAGGGCAAGCGATCACGACCCTGTATTGATTCAAACCGCTTTAACTGAATCAGGGGGAGTTGAACCCGCTGCTCCGGAAAAAACGTATCATTTAACAAACGTTAAAACAAAAAGGCTTACAATTGCTTCACCTAGTGTTTTGATCGATCTTGACGAAACATCCAACATCGAAGAAGGTATCTGGTTAAAAGGTTCCTATGCTGTACTCAAAGGCCTTGGGCTGAAGAATGCAACTGTGGCTGTCAAACCGGATAAGGAAGGCGCAATCATTGATTTTGGAGGCATGGCGGTGAAGGGAGTCATCATTGATAACGCCAATGTAAAAGAAATCAGGGGCGCTGAAAATGTTCAGAAATGGTCTGTAACGGAAGGTGTCGACACTAAGAATATCAAGTTTTTCGATTCAAAAGGGGAAGCAATTGCTTCTCCTTTCGACCCTAAAGAAAATCATGCGCCCGTCGTAACGAAAAAACTGGAAAATCTTGAAGTGAAAACCGGTTCCAAGGTCACTATCGATTTGAGTGAGCACTTCTCAGATCCGGATGAAGATAAACTGACCTTTTCATCCACGATCGGTACAGTCACCGGCCCGACATTAACCCTTCCTGCAAATGAAGCTGGAACATACCTTGTCGCAGTCAAGGCCGAGGACCAGCAATCGGAAGTGGTTGCCCGTTTCACGCTGACCGTATCGAATGATAAGCCGCTTGAAGCTTATTATGAAACGGCGGCAGGAAAAACCGGAACGGAATTGAAATCGGTTCTTCACACGATAATCAAGGGTCATACGATGTTATCTTATGATCAAGTGTGGAATGCCCTTAAAGAAACGGATGAAGATCCGGATAACAAACAGAATGTCATCTTGCTTTACTCTGGAAAGTCCATTTCGAAGAACGCCAATGGAGGCAATGCCGGACAATGGAACCGTGAACATGTTTGGGCCAAGTCCCACGGTAATTTTGGAACAAGCAAAGGCCCTGGGACCGACCTTCATCACCTCCGCCCAGCTGATGTGACAGTGAATGGTAAACGGGGCCACCTTGATTTTGACGAGGGCGGTCAAACATATAGTGGCTGTGAATGTAAGTTTGATTCAGATTCATGGGAGCCGCCGGATCATGTTAAAGGCGATATAGCCCGGATGCTATTTTACATGGCCGTCCGTTATGAAGGAAACGGTGAGTTGGATCTGGAATTGTCCGATACAGTCAATACGTATCCAAAGCCGCTTCATGGAAAGCTATCGACACTATTGAAATGGAATGATCTCGATCCAGTCGACGATTTCGAGAGCCACCGAAATGATGTAATTTATGACTGGCAGAATAACCGCAATCCATTCATCGATCATCCTGAATGGGCGTCCGAAATTTTGGGGGCCGCTGAATCCATGGATGTGAAAAAAGCGAGTTAG
- a CDS encoding bifunctional metallophosphatase/5'-nucleotidase has translation MGKKKIVKIATATIMAATTIVAVAPAPSDAATSLNSKIKTAKATIKKPFDTYFYSSKLASVSTVERQIKSAKQAKKDINSTIKKSMLSKKEKDAKYKEIEAYDKYITRSEGYVKGYKAAEKAKAANDKSINALTNSIIAKKSNDIRDQYNALDKAVKKTDKAIKDTVYGAKIEKLLYDKFTKSTKTALNGDLKVPYYYEKVAYWVTKGDLKTADKRMNTVSSQLKKVSKTSKLGKAIHAYVKEVKGKYDDAVYAEKKKEVAKRVNAYVALANGELKTKEQINAAKKAKAAINLNGIKESDRKDFQAKIALADQKVAAAEEALKNPAKAITLSLMHTNDTHAHLDNVAKRVTAVKEVRKSKPQAILVDAGDVFSGTLYFNEFKGQADLRFMNLMKYDVMTFGNHEFDLGSSAEGHQALADFIKGAQFPFVSSNVDFSKDDKFKGLFSDLISSKPEQGKIYNGIVKQVDGQKVGFFGLTTEETKDISSPGSIEFENYLKEAEKAVKAFKGMGVNKIVAVSHIGYDDNPAYDNDLTLAAKVKGIDVIVGGHSHTQLDAPVVIDKDDKGKTKEPTVIVQGYQYSDYLGTIDVNFDKEGKIVGQAGQLIKLSEKQDDAEAAKVLETYSSKIKELKETKTGASAVKALETPRDAGDATKPSVRKNETELGNLITDGMLKKAKEFNKDAVIAFQNGGGIRAGIDQGEITLGEILTVLPFGNTLATMKLTGAEINEALEHSVSLAPKENGGFLHVSGMKFSYDSSKEPGNRVTKVEVLGQDGTYSELDATKEYVVATNAFTAKGGDGFSVFKKAYEEGRVTDIGLADWENLRDYVSGLKTVDPSIEGRIKDVAGNSTDPTLVLAKDFGGTADAPKNHEGNVVVDITDIASLENAVVKGNLTLTGTPSDSFTFSNVTVEGILDLSGLNGKTVSMNGVTVKGETIF, from the coding sequence ATGGGGAAAAAGAAAATCGTAAAAATTGCAACAGCTACCATAATGGCTGCGACAACGATCGTAGCAGTAGCACCTGCACCATCAGATGCTGCCACTAGCCTGAATAGTAAAATCAAAACGGCAAAGGCCACTATCAAAAAACCATTCGACACCTATTTCTACTCTTCTAAACTCGCTTCCGTGTCCACTGTTGAGAGACAAATCAAGTCAGCAAAACAAGCAAAAAAAGACATCAACTCTACCATTAAAAAATCAATGTTAAGCAAAAAAGAAAAAGATGCCAAATACAAAGAAATCGAAGCTTATGATAAGTACATCACTCGTTCAGAGGGATATGTAAAAGGGTATAAAGCGGCAGAAAAAGCAAAGGCTGCCAATGATAAATCGATTAACGCCCTTACGAATTCAATCATTGCCAAGAAATCAAATGATATCAGGGATCAATACAATGCATTGGATAAAGCTGTGAAAAAGACAGACAAAGCCATTAAAGATACGGTTTACGGTGCGAAAATCGAAAAGCTTTTATACGATAAATTCACTAAATCGACCAAAACAGCTTTGAACGGTGACCTGAAAGTGCCGTACTACTATGAAAAAGTTGCTTACTGGGTGACGAAAGGTGATTTAAAAACCGCAGACAAGCGGATGAATACCGTTTCTTCGCAGTTGAAAAAGGTCAGCAAAACATCCAAACTCGGAAAAGCCATACATGCTTATGTGAAAGAAGTGAAAGGCAAGTATGATGATGCGGTATATGCAGAAAAGAAAAAAGAAGTGGCAAAACGGGTCAATGCCTATGTAGCTCTTGCCAATGGGGAACTTAAAACGAAAGAACAGATAAACGCAGCTAAAAAAGCGAAAGCTGCCATCAATTTAAATGGAATCAAGGAGTCTGACCGTAAGGATTTTCAAGCTAAAATAGCATTGGCGGATCAGAAAGTTGCCGCTGCTGAAGAAGCTTTGAAAAATCCAGCGAAGGCAATCACGCTTTCCTTGATGCATACGAATGACACGCATGCCCACTTGGACAATGTGGCCAAAAGGGTGACAGCTGTTAAAGAAGTGCGTAAGAGTAAGCCGCAAGCTATTTTGGTTGATGCTGGTGACGTATTCTCGGGAACACTCTATTTTAATGAATTCAAAGGGCAAGCGGATCTTCGCTTCATGAATTTAATGAAATACGACGTCATGACATTCGGGAATCATGAGTTTGATTTGGGATCAAGCGCTGAGGGGCATCAAGCTTTGGCAGACTTCATTAAAGGGGCACAGTTCCCATTTGTCAGTTCGAATGTGGACTTCTCCAAAGATGATAAATTTAAGGGACTATTCTCGGACTTGATTTCAAGTAAGCCGGAGCAAGGGAAGATATACAATGGAATCGTAAAACAAGTGGATGGTCAAAAGGTAGGTTTCTTCGGGCTTACAACTGAAGAAACGAAAGATATCTCAAGCCCTGGAAGTATAGAATTTGAAAACTATCTTAAAGAAGCCGAAAAAGCGGTCAAGGCGTTCAAAGGCATGGGGGTTAATAAGATAGTTGCCGTATCCCATATTGGTTACGATGACAATCCAGCTTATGACAATGATTTAACATTAGCTGCCAAGGTCAAGGGCATCGATGTGATTGTGGGCGGACATAGCCATACGCAGTTAGACGCTCCCGTTGTTATTGACAAGGATGATAAAGGGAAAACGAAAGAGCCGACTGTCATCGTTCAGGGGTATCAATATAGCGACTATTTAGGAACGATCGATGTGAATTTCGATAAGGAAGGCAAGATTGTCGGACAAGCCGGACAGCTGATTAAGCTTTCTGAAAAACAGGATGATGCCGAAGCGGCAAAAGTTCTTGAAACATACTCCTCGAAGATTAAGGAGCTGAAGGAAACGAAGACTGGTGCATCAGCTGTGAAGGCATTGGAAACCCCGCGTGATGCAGGAGATGCAACGAAACCGAGTGTTCGTAAAAATGAAACGGAACTGGGAAATTTAATTACGGACGGAATGCTTAAAAAAGCAAAAGAATTTAATAAGGATGCGGTCATTGCTTTCCAAAATGGCGGGGGCATCCGCGCTGGCATTGATCAAGGTGAGATCACTTTAGGGGAAATCCTGACCGTTTTACCGTTTGGGAATACGCTGGCAACGATGAAGCTTACGGGTGCAGAAATCAATGAAGCATTAGAGCATAGTGTAAGCCTCGCTCCTAAGGAAAATGGCGGCTTCCTGCATGTATCAGGGATGAAATTCAGCTACGACAGTTCGAAGGAACCAGGCAATCGGGTGACAAAGGTTGAAGTCCTGGGACAAGATGGAACATATTCCGAATTGGATGCAACGAAGGAATATGTCGTGGCGACCAATGCATTTACAGCTAAGGGCGGGGATGGATTCTCCGTTTTCAAGAAGGCTTATGAAGAAGGAAGAGTGACGGATATCGGCCTCGCTGATTGGGAGAATCTACGGGATTATGTAAGCGGGCTGAAAACTGTCGATCCAAGCATTGAAGGACGCATCAAAGATGTGGCCGGAAACTCTACAGACCCGACTTTGGTATTGGCTAAAGACTTTGGCGGAACGGCTGATGCGCCAAAAAATCATGAAGGTAATGTAGTTGTGGATATCACGGATATCGCTTCATTGGAAAATGCAGTGGTTAAAGGGAATCTTACATTAACAGGAACTCCATCAGATAGCTTTACCTTTTCAAATGTTACAGTCGAAGGCATTTTGGATTTATCGGGGCTTAACGGTAAAACCGTGAGCATGAACGGTGTCACGGTGAAAGGTGAAACCATTTTTTAA
- a CDS encoding PLP-dependent aminotransferase family protein, with product MDITFFLNRNLDIPLYQQLYQLFKKNMHEGRIQKGRKLPSKRLLATQLSISQTTVERAYEQLAAEGYIVSKPRSGWFADYNDSDFVLVKMPGTSSIKPKTEENEQSIDFHYGNVDSAHFPFSAWRKSMVSSLDQYGQQLYRPGNVLGELELRTLIAEYLYQSRGVNCQPEQVILGAGNPVLMQILCQVFGPNISIGYEDPGFPRTRKIFEVNHMKILPIPVDDEGICIQEIRKEKPSLVYVTPSHQFPLGTIMTINRRMQLLKWAAENQSFVIEDDYDGEFRYSGQPIPSLQGLDQHDRVIYMGTFSKSLLPSMRISYMILPLPLLEKGSEITSLYKQTVSSHNQLTLTEFIKKGEWQKHINRMRKLYQKKRAILLETLQSELGGQVKIRGGNSGLHILLDVYSPFSEKELIEKAKEHGVKIYPASLFYKRQPPTTTVLIGFAGVSVDNIQEGIKKLKAAWII from the coding sequence ATGGATATCACGTTTTTTTTAAATCGAAATCTAGACATTCCCCTTTATCAACAGCTCTATCAGCTCTTTAAAAAAAATATGCATGAGGGCCGTATTCAAAAAGGAAGGAAACTCCCTTCAAAAAGGTTGCTAGCCACTCAGCTTTCAATTAGCCAAACGACTGTAGAACGGGCTTACGAACAGCTTGCTGCTGAAGGCTATATTGTGAGCAAGCCGAGAAGCGGCTGGTTTGCTGATTATAATGATTCTGATTTTGTCCTTGTTAAAATGCCAGGCACCTCATCCATTAAGCCAAAAACAGAAGAGAATGAACAATCGATTGATTTTCATTATGGCAATGTGGATTCTGCCCACTTCCCTTTTTCCGCTTGGCGAAAAAGCATGGTCAGTAGTTTAGATCAATATGGTCAACAGCTTTATCGGCCAGGGAATGTTTTAGGAGAACTTGAGCTGAGAACACTCATTGCAGAATACTTGTATCAATCGCGCGGCGTCAATTGTCAACCTGAACAGGTCATCTTAGGGGCTGGGAACCCTGTTCTGATGCAGATCTTGTGCCAAGTCTTCGGCCCGAATATTTCCATAGGGTATGAAGATCCGGGTTTTCCGAGAACGAGAAAGATTTTTGAAGTCAATCATATGAAGATTCTTCCCATACCTGTCGATGATGAAGGAATCTGTATCCAGGAAATCCGAAAAGAGAAGCCGAGCCTTGTGTATGTAACGCCATCTCATCAATTTCCACTCGGAACAATTATGACGATTAACAGAAGAATGCAGCTGCTTAAATGGGCGGCAGAAAATCAATCATTTGTCATCGAGGACGATTATGACGGCGAATTCAGATACAGCGGACAGCCGATCCCCTCCTTGCAAGGTCTTGACCAGCATGACCGTGTCATTTATATGGGCACTTTCTCTAAATCTCTTTTACCTTCAATGCGTATCAGCTATATGATTCTTCCGTTACCTCTTTTAGAAAAAGGCAGTGAAATCACTTCCTTATATAAGCAAACGGTGTCCTCTCACAATCAACTGACGCTTACTGAATTTATAAAAAAGGGCGAATGGCAAAAACACATCAACCGAATGAGAAAGCTGTACCAAAAAAAAAGAGCCATTTTATTAGAGACCCTACAAAGCGAATTAGGAGGACAAGTGAAGATTCGGGGAGGAAACTCGGGGCTGCATATCTTGCTTGACGTTTACTCACCATTTAGTGAAAAAGAGCTCATTGAGAAAGCAAAAGAGCATGGCGTGAAAATTTATCCGGCCTCTCTTTTTTATAAAAGACAACCGCCGACAACCACAGTCTTAATTGGATTCGCAGGTGTTTCCGTAGACAACATACAAGAGGGCATAAAAAAACTGAAAGCTGCTTGGATAATATAA
- a CDS encoding DMT family transporter — MNKAANGWMNGFLGVLIFSGSLPATRLAVADFDPLFLTVCRAAIAGVLAGALLFIFRQQRPVRSDIVPLLVVAFGVVVGFPLLTALALQYVTSAHAIIFIGLLPLSTAIFGVLRGGERPRPSFWIFSAAGSFLVAGFALIQNGESSPIGDAFMLASIIVCGLGYAEGARLSRKLGNWQVISWALVLSLPLMLPLSFYYTPDSWADIGDPALFSLAYVSLFSMLIGFVFWYRGLAQGGIAAVGQLQLLQPFFGLLLAAMILNEKVSPALVAVNIAVVLCVAAARRFAR; from the coding sequence ATGAACAAAGCAGCAAATGGTTGGATGAATGGTTTTCTTGGCGTACTGATCTTTAGCGGCTCGCTACCTGCGACACGATTGGCTGTAGCGGATTTCGATCCGTTATTCCTCACCGTCTGCCGCGCTGCGATAGCTGGCGTATTGGCTGGCGCTCTCCTTTTCATCTTCCGGCAGCAACGTCCTGTCAGAAGCGATATCGTTCCTTTATTGGTGGTAGCATTTGGCGTGGTTGTTGGTTTCCCGCTGCTGACAGCCTTGGCCCTGCAATATGTCACGTCTGCGCATGCCATTATCTTCATTGGGCTTCTCCCGCTCTCGACGGCGATATTTGGGGTACTTCGGGGGGGTGAACGGCCTCGACCCTCCTTCTGGATCTTTTCAGCTGCAGGCAGCTTCCTGGTCGCAGGCTTTGCCCTAATCCAAAATGGGGAATCATCGCCGATTGGTGACGCATTCATGCTGGCTTCCATCATCGTATGTGGTCTCGGTTATGCAGAAGGAGCTCGGCTCTCACGCAAGCTTGGGAATTGGCAGGTGATCTCTTGGGCTCTCGTTCTATCGCTTCCCCTTATGCTGCCACTCTCGTTCTATTATACGCCGGACTCGTGGGCGGACATCGGTGATCCTGCTCTCTTCAGCCTTGCTTATGTGTCTTTATTCAGCATGCTCATCGGCTTCGTGTTCTGGTACCGCGGTCTCGCCCAGGGCGGTATTGCAGCGGTTGGACAGCTACAGCTTCTTCAACCTTTTTTTGGGCTGCTCCTTGCTGCTATGATTCTAAATGAGAAAGTCAGTCCGGCACTCGTAGCTGTGAATATTGCCGTTGTACTATGCGTGGCAGCCGCCCGGCGATTCGCAAGGTAA
- a CDS encoding PhzF family phenazine biosynthesis protein — MELTIINTFTDQPFKGNPAAVCLLSGVKDSEWMQRIAKEVNLPVTAFIHLHNDEWQLRWFTPSIEIPICGHGTLASSFFLWEKGYVPRNEAIVYQTKSGLLTAKFVDGMVQLEFPSLMEQETAAPDLLIKALGVVPTYVGQNKWDYLVEVQSEEIVRNLKPDIDLIAQLPTRGVIVTSRSNLNEYDFVSRFFSPAQGLDEDYVTGSAHCCLGPYWESKLDKNICIAYQASERGGLVKVEVAEDTVKLSGHAVKIFEGNLTI; from the coding sequence ATGGAATTAACGATTATTAATACGTTTACAGATCAACCTTTTAAAGGGAACCCTGCTGCTGTCTGTCTTCTTAGCGGGGTAAAGGACAGTGAGTGGATGCAACGAATAGCTAAAGAGGTTAATTTACCTGTTACGGCGTTTATTCACCTTCATAATGATGAATGGCAACTGCGTTGGTTCACACCTTCGATTGAAATCCCGATTTGTGGACATGGGACGTTGGCAAGCTCTTTCTTTTTGTGGGAGAAAGGATACGTACCAAGGAATGAAGCAATTGTCTATCAGACAAAAAGCGGGCTTCTCACTGCCAAATTCGTGGATGGGATGGTTCAATTGGAATTTCCGTCATTAATGGAGCAGGAGACCGCTGCCCCGGATTTACTGATAAAGGCTTTGGGCGTTGTGCCTACGTATGTTGGTCAGAACAAATGGGATTATCTAGTCGAAGTTCAATCAGAGGAAATCGTAAGGAACTTAAAACCAGATATCGATTTGATTGCCCAATTACCGACTCGGGGTGTCATTGTAACGAGTCGATCGAATCTCAATGAATATGATTTCGTCTCTCGTTTCTTTTCCCCTGCCCAAGGCCTTGACGAAGACTATGTTACGGGCTCTGCCCATTGTTGTCTGGGGCCATATTGGGAAAGCAAGCTGGATAAAAATATCTGTATTGCCTATCAGGCATCGGAAAGAGGAGGGCTAGTCAAGGTTGAAGTAGCGGAGGACACAGTTAAACTTTCTGGCCATGCTGTGAAAATATTCGAAGGGAACCTGACTATTTAA
- a CDS encoding 4'-phosphopantetheinyl transferase family protein, which produces MEIYAVNIEGINEFNFEYTTYNHILSKQTLRKAKNFKHYKDSVRTVVGELLIHYIYLQNQKESSIPLVIRRNEYGKPYCNEAAFHFNVSHSGSWVVCIVDTKRVGIDIELMTDIDYEALISFFHPFESREMKETTSKKDYFYKLWTIKESVIKNIGKGLSIPLNSFYARQNQQVTSIHFEESTLNDTKFHVKMFDFQENYKLAACALHDKFPESISFLDASKIFSFLMHDSRPPK; this is translated from the coding sequence ATGGAAATTTACGCAGTTAACATTGAGGGTATTAATGAATTTAATTTTGAATACACAACATACAATCACATTTTATCAAAACAAACCCTAAGGAAAGCAAAAAATTTTAAACACTATAAAGATAGTGTTAGAACTGTAGTCGGTGAATTATTAATTCACTATATCTATCTCCAAAACCAGAAAGAGTCTTCCATCCCCCTTGTGATAAGACGAAATGAATATGGCAAACCATATTGTAATGAAGCAGCTTTCCATTTTAACGTCTCACACTCTGGCAGTTGGGTTGTTTGCATTGTCGATACTAAACGAGTGGGTATAGATATTGAACTAATGACAGATATAGACTATGAAGCTTTAATTTCATTTTTTCACCCTTTTGAAAGCCGAGAAATGAAGGAAACAACTAGTAAAAAGGATTATTTTTACAAACTCTGGACGATAAAAGAAAGTGTCATAAAAAATATCGGAAAAGGCTTAAGTATTCCATTAAACAGCTTTTACGCCCGTCAAAACCAACAAGTAACGTCGATCCATTTCGAAGAAAGCACATTGAATGACACCAAATTTCATGTGAAAATGTTTGATTTTCAAGAAAATTATAAGCTAGCAGCTTGTGCCCTTCATGATAAATTTCCTGAATCTATTAGTTTCTTAGATGCATCTAAAATTTTTTCTTTTCTCATGCACGACAGTAGACCTCCAAAATAA